The following are from one region of the Mycolicibacterium helvum genome:
- a CDS encoding SDR family NAD(P)-dependent oxidoreductase produces the protein MAGVALVTGAASGIGAAVSAELTDHGWLVAGLDLRPVPHLAASVSVDVADSGQVHKAVSAIRDQLGPIEALVTAAGHYETTPVSHITAAAWTTMLRVHLGGLRNAVQAVLPDMIERRSGAIVAISSELAIGGGDGDAHYAAAKGAVLGFVRSLAAEVAPCGVRVNSVAPGPTDTPLLAADSPWRDPTYLATLPAGRLCTPEEVAYAIHFLVAGPGYCTGEVLSPNSGAVI, from the coding sequence ATGGCTGGAGTCGCGTTGGTGACCGGAGCCGCGTCCGGAATCGGTGCCGCCGTCAGCGCCGAACTCACCGATCACGGCTGGCTGGTTGCCGGGCTTGATCTGCGGCCGGTGCCCCACCTCGCGGCGTCGGTATCGGTCGACGTCGCCGATTCCGGTCAGGTACACAAGGCCGTCAGCGCCATCCGGGACCAGCTCGGACCGATCGAGGCGCTGGTCACCGCGGCGGGCCATTACGAGACGACACCGGTGTCGCACATCACCGCCGCGGCGTGGACGACGATGCTGCGGGTCCATCTAGGCGGGCTGCGCAACGCCGTGCAAGCCGTGCTGCCGGACATGATCGAACGCCGCAGCGGAGCGATCGTGGCGATCTCCTCGGAACTGGCTATCGGCGGTGGGGACGGCGATGCACACTATGCCGCCGCCAAGGGCGCCGTCCTCGGTTTCGTTCGCAGCCTCGCCGCCGAGGTTGCCCCCTGTGGCGTGCGGGTCAATTCGGTGGCCCCCGGCCCCACCGACACCCCGCTGCTGGCCGCGGATTCGCCGTGGCGCGACCCGACATACCTGGCCACATTGCCCGCGGGCCGGCTATGCACGCCTGAGGAGGTTGCTTACGCGATCCACTTCCTGGTCGCCGGGCCCGGTTATTGCACCGGAGAAGTGCTGTCCCCCAACAGTGGAGCAGTGATCTGA
- a CDS encoding SDR family oxidoreductase, with product MGIPSVALVTGATQGIGRAITERLAAEGYSVGVNGPEQTPQMADVVRAVDGFGVPADISDPDAVAAAITQVEEQHGPVSALVCNAAYMSMAALVDHDADDWWKVVDTNLSGTFHTIQAVLPGMRRLGGGRIVIIASEWGVTGWPRATAYAASKAGLIALTKTLGRELARENIVVNAVAPGVIDTPQLEVDAADEGVSVTEMHRRYALGIPVGRIGRPGEIADTVAFLVSPRIGALVGQTIQINGGTTRCRV from the coding sequence ATGGGCATACCTTCGGTCGCACTTGTCACCGGCGCCACGCAGGGAATCGGCCGCGCGATCACCGAACGGCTGGCCGCCGAAGGGTACTCGGTGGGTGTCAACGGCCCCGAGCAGACTCCACAGATGGCCGACGTTGTGCGGGCTGTCGACGGCTTCGGAGTACCGGCGGACATCTCGGACCCCGACGCCGTCGCCGCCGCGATCACCCAAGTCGAAGAACAGCACGGTCCCGTCTCCGCGCTGGTATGCAATGCCGCGTACATGTCGATGGCGGCACTTGTCGACCACGACGCCGACGACTGGTGGAAAGTGGTCGATACCAACCTCTCTGGGACTTTTCACACCATTCAAGCGGTCCTGCCCGGGATGCGCCGGTTAGGTGGCGGCCGCATCGTGATCATCGCCTCCGAATGGGGCGTGACCGGATGGCCCCGGGCAACCGCCTACGCGGCCTCGAAGGCGGGCCTGATCGCTTTGACCAAGACACTCGGCCGTGAACTGGCCCGCGAGAACATCGTCGTCAATGCCGTGGCCCCTGGCGTGATCGACACCCCTCAGCTCGAGGTGGACGCCGCCGATGAGGGCGTCAGCGTGACCGAGATGCACCGGCGCTACGCGCTTGGCATCCCGGTCGGCCGAATCGGCCGACCCGGCGAAATCGCCGACACCGTCGCATTTCTGGTCTCACCTCGTATCGGCGCCCTGGTCGGACAGACCATTCAGATCAACGGAGGAACCACTCGATGCCGAGTATGA
- a CDS encoding polysaccharide deacetylase family protein, producing the protein MSATPAEPVAWPSGKRSAACFTFDVDAESAILSIDPAHGDRMSVMSHQAYGPLVGVPRLLSLLARHNVRSTFFVPGYTAVRYPDVVRAIVDGGHEVAHHGYLHEVLTGKTPEQEAAILDRGTEALATLTGEAPVGFRAPMWELNWHSPALLADRGFLYDTSLMDADHPYELRVGEGGRLVEIPVQWALDDWEQYCYLPEISGSGLIESPRKAAEIWRLEFEGLRSVGGCFVLTNHPFLSGRPSRAAALEELVEHVVSCSDVWVAPLREIALHVRGLGLSPRSVVRPDPAGF; encoded by the coding sequence ATGAGCGCTACGCCGGCCGAACCCGTGGCCTGGCCATCCGGCAAACGGTCCGCCGCGTGCTTCACCTTCGATGTCGACGCCGAGTCGGCGATCCTGAGCATCGATCCGGCACACGGCGATCGGATGTCGGTGATGTCGCATCAGGCGTACGGACCGCTGGTCGGCGTACCTCGTCTGCTTTCGCTATTGGCTCGCCACAACGTCCGGTCGACGTTCTTCGTGCCCGGGTACACCGCGGTGCGTTATCCCGATGTGGTTCGCGCCATCGTCGACGGCGGCCACGAAGTCGCCCATCACGGTTACCTGCACGAGGTGCTCACCGGCAAGACACCCGAGCAGGAAGCCGCCATCCTGGATCGCGGTACTGAAGCGCTGGCGACGCTCACGGGCGAGGCCCCGGTCGGCTTCCGCGCTCCGATGTGGGAGCTCAACTGGCACTCCCCCGCGCTGCTGGCCGACCGCGGATTCCTATACGACACCAGCTTGATGGATGCCGATCACCCGTACGAACTACGCGTGGGTGAGGGCGGTCGGCTCGTCGAGATCCCGGTGCAGTGGGCGCTCGACGATTGGGAGCAATACTGCTATCTGCCAGAGATTTCCGGCAGCGGCCTGATCGAAAGCCCCCGCAAGGCCGCGGAGATCTGGCGACTGGAATTCGAGGGGTTGCGCTCGGTGGGCGGCTGCTTCGTGTTGACGAACCATCCGTTCCTGTCCGGTCGGCCCTCCCGGGCAGCCGCGCTGGAGGAGCTCGTCGAACACGTGGTGTCCTGCTCGGATGTCTGGGTTGCGCCGCTGCGTGAAATCGCCCTGCACGTGCGGGGCTTGGGCCTGAGTCCGCGTTCGGTCGTGCGGCCCGACCCCGCCGGCTTCTAG
- a CDS encoding TetR family transcriptional regulator: protein MTSGQLARRAKIIEEVIGLIAEVGADAVQMRDVAQRSEVALATLYRYFSSKENLLAAALQDWQKRLTRRILTAGGAGDTDPLPGVLDYLRRAQRAFNRNPEMTALMLQMMRSTDPEVKSAIDEMERTNVELFNRLLVGVAPELVPKVSFGLNAALSAALAGFRARRLTLDESLDHVEWVARVLLAEARPD from the coding sequence ATGACCAGCGGCCAGCTGGCGCGCCGAGCCAAGATCATCGAAGAAGTGATCGGCTTGATTGCCGAGGTCGGCGCCGATGCGGTCCAGATGCGCGACGTGGCGCAGCGCTCGGAAGTGGCGCTGGCCACGCTCTACCGCTACTTCAGTTCGAAGGAGAATCTGCTTGCCGCCGCGCTGCAGGACTGGCAGAAGCGGCTCACCCGGCGGATCCTGACCGCCGGTGGCGCAGGAGACACTGACCCGCTCCCCGGGGTTCTGGACTACCTGCGGCGCGCCCAGCGTGCCTTCAACCGCAACCCCGAGATGACAGCGCTGATGCTGCAGATGATGCGGTCCACCGATCCCGAGGTGAAGTCGGCGATCGACGAGATGGAGCGCACCAACGTCGAGCTGTTCAATCGCCTGCTGGTCGGCGTTGCGCCCGAACTCGTCCCCAAGGTGAGCTTCGGTCTCAACGCCGCGCTGAGTGCGGCACTCGCCGGATTCCGCGCGCGGCGGCTGACGTTGGACGAATCGCTGGACCACGTCGAGTGGGTGGCCCGTGTCCTGCTGGCGGAGGCACGCCCCGACTAG
- a CDS encoding TenA family protein, translating to MSLSAQLWSDNSDLAAEVLAHPFVRGMAEGTLPRERFAAYLAQDAFFLESFARAYALALVRSPDTATLLVLADLIAGVRQELGLHASYAASWGIEMTGVQPLAATSAYTEFLLATSATQDVGVIYAAMTPCMRLYAWLGRSLDPDRAGPYGQWVQTYADPEFENVARLLEGLVDTQADDTPAVRGAYRRAMGLELAFFEAAVAG from the coding sequence ATGTCGTTGTCTGCTCAGTTGTGGTCCGATAACTCCGACCTCGCCGCCGAAGTGTTGGCGCATCCGTTCGTGCGCGGTATGGCAGAGGGCACCCTGCCCAGGGAGCGATTCGCGGCATACCTTGCGCAGGATGCGTTTTTCCTGGAGTCCTTCGCGCGCGCTTATGCGTTGGCGCTCGTCCGAAGCCCAGATACCGCGACGCTGCTCGTCTTGGCCGATCTGATCGCCGGCGTCCGGCAGGAACTCGGACTGCATGCGTCCTATGCCGCGTCGTGGGGTATCGAGATGACCGGTGTACAACCGCTGGCGGCGACGTCGGCCTACACCGAATTTCTCCTCGCGACCTCGGCGACCCAAGACGTCGGTGTCATCTACGCGGCGATGACGCCCTGTATGCGGCTGTATGCCTGGCTCGGTCGATCGCTCGACCCGGACCGGGCGGGACCGTACGGGCAATGGGTGCAGACGTATGCCGACCCGGAGTTCGAGAACGTCGCGCGCCTGCTGGAGGGGTTGGTCGACACCCAGGCAGACGACACCCCTGCGGTACGTGGTGCCTACCGACGGGCCATGGGCCTGGAGCTCGCCTTCTTCGAGGCAGCGGTGGCCGGCTAG